The Nocardia vinacea genome contains the following window.
GATGTATTCCGGCCTCGACTCGACGACGTGACGCACCATCGGGCACATCGGCAGAATGCCGAAACCCTCCTGACGTGAGGCGTTCAATGCCGCCTGCACCAGTACCCGGCCGCATCCCCGGCCTTCGTACTCTGAGTCGATCTCGGTGTGGATGAAGGCCCGCTCGGCAGCGGTGTCCTGATATTCGGCGTAGCCGGCGATGGCACCGTCGACGTAGATCTCGAAGCGTTCCAGCGCGAAGTTGTTGCGGACCTCAGTCGACATGGCTCGACGCTACTCCGGTGGGTGTGGATGGCTGTGCACCGCAATACCGATCGCACCCGATCGCCCGCTCGACTTGTCTACCGGTGCCCGGCTGACCAGAATGCTGATGGTCGCGCCGAATCGGCGATAGGCCCGGCGGAGGTACGAAACATGATGAGGACGCCAGGTTTTCCACGAGCGCTGGTCGCTGTCGCCGCCGCGAGCCTGATCAGCGGATCGATCGTGACGGGTCAGGCCGAGGCCGCACCCGCGGCATCCTTCGGCGCCTGCCCGGACTCATCGGTCACCGAGGGGCGCGGTGTGCAGTGCGCGGTGATCTCCGTCCCGATGAATTACGCCGACCCCGGCGGCGCGCGTATCGAACTCACCGTCAGCCGGATCGCCGCCACCGGGGAGCGTCGCGGCGTCATTGCCGCGAATCCGGGCGGACCGGGCGCGGATGCCCTCGACTACTGGGCTCGTCGGATCGATTCGATGCCTGCCGAACTCAACGAGCATTACGACCGGATCGCGGTGCAGCCGCGCGGACTGCGCTGGGCCACCCCACTGCGCTGCGATTCCCAGACCATCAGTGCGTCGTCGAAATCCGCTGAGGGCGAACAAGTTTCGCTGGGCGGCGGTAACCGCGACGATATCAAGAAGGCCTGCGACGCGGCACTGCCCGGCTACCTCGACAGCATCACCACCGAGAGCACGGCCCGCGATCTGGACGAGGTGCGCGCCGCGCTCGGCGTGGATCGGATCAGTTACCTCGGTACCTCATACGGCACCTACCTAGGCGCGGTGTACGCGTCGTTGTTCCCGAGCCGGGTGGATCGAATGGTGTTGGACTCCAACGTCAATCCCGATTGGGTGTGGACCGAGGAGTTCGCGCAACAGCAGGTCGCGGGCAAGCAGCGGCTCGACGATCTGTTCGCCTGGATCGCCGAACACAGCGGCGACTACGGGCTCGGTGATACCGCGCTGCAGGTCTACCAGAACTGGGTGCGGCTGGTCGCCGACCAGGGCGGCGGCTGGTACGCCAACCTGACCCCGCCACCCGCGAGCGTCGCCGACCTGCCCGGCGCGTTGCCCGAACCGCTCGGCGAAATCGCCCGCGACGGTTTCAACGACAGCGTCGAGCAAGCGGGCAAGGTGCAGAATCTGGTGCGCCTGCTGGTCACCGGCGGCGCGTCCGCACAGGTGCCGCTGGTCGGTGCGACCGCGGTCGCCACCTACACCCGCACCTTCTGGCCGACCTTCGCCAGGGCGATGGCCGACGCCAACATCGATCCGAAGAATGTCCGCCAGCTACTCGCCATCGAGGGCGCGACCAGCACCGATCCCACCGGACGCTTCGTCTTCTCGGCCATCACCTGCAACGAGAACAATGTGTCCGGCCGCTCCGAGCTGATCGGCTCGGCCATCGCCACCATCGCCACCGGCGGCAATGCCATGGACGCCCGCGCCGATCTGGTCCGCTCCGGAACCGCCTGCGGCAGTTGGAAACCGGTGACCAAGCCGGTGCCGATCACCGGAAAGGATCTGCACACCCGCCCGCTACTGCTGCAGAGCCGCTGGGATGCGCTGACCGCCTACGCGGGCGGCCCGGCCATGGCACAGGCGCTCGGCGGATCGCTGATCACGGTCGAGGGCGGCGACCACGGCGCATTCGGTCGCGGCAATACCGTCGTCGACGATGCCGTGATGACGTATCTGCGGACCGGTCAGGTCACCATCGACCACGCCGACCAGGCGCCGTTGCAGTAGGGGTGCCGCGCATTGCCCGACGTGCGCCCATTGGAACCACCCCTGACAATGTGGGGATGACATCCGCGCCCCGGGTGGTGATCGCCCCGGACAAGTACAAGGGTTCGCTGACCGCCCCCGAGGTGGCGGGCGCCCTGGCCGCGGGCATTACGCGCGCCCGTCCGGATGCGGAGATCTGCCAGGTGCCGGTCGCGGACGGTGGTGACGGAACCGTCGACGCATTCGTGGCCGCGGGCTGGGAGCGGATCGAGGTCGATGCGCCGGGGCCGACGGGAGCGCCCGACACCGCCGCCTATGCGGTGCATGGAACCACGGCCGTGATCGAATTGGCCGCTGCGGTCGGCCTGACGAAACTGCCAGGGGGACAATCCGATCCGCTCGGCGCGCACACCTATGGGCTCGGAGTCGTCATCGCGCACGCGCTGGATCGTGGGGCAACCGATATCGTCCTCGGCTTGGGCGGCAGCGCTTCCACGGATGGTGGGGCGGGTATGCTGCAGGCCCTCGGTGCCCGGATCCTGGATGCGGACGGCGCTGAATTATCCACAGGCGGAGCGACTTTGGCACGGGCTACGCAATTGGATCGCACCGGATTGCATCCACGGATCGCGACGGTGAGCTTCACCCTGGCCTGCGATGTCGACAACCCGCTACTCGGCCCGACCGGCGCGGTCGCGGTATATGCGCCACAGAAGGGTGCGACACCGTCGGATTTGCCGATTCTCGAAGCGGCACTGACGAATTGGGCCGTTGTCGTCGCACCGGAATTCGCGGAGGTATCCGGCGCGGGCGCGGCGGGCGGCACCGGGTTCGGCGCACTCGCGGTGCTCGGCGCGCAGGTTCGCAGCGGCATCGAGGTCGTACTCGAACTCCTCGATTTCCCGACACTTCTCGACGGAGCCACGCTGGTCGTCACCGGCGAGGGCGCTCTCGATAGCCAGAGCTTGCACGGCAAGGCCCCGATCGGTGTCTGCGAGGCCGCGCGCAAGGCGGCGGTCCCGGTGGTTGCCGCCGTCGGCCGAACGCAATTGACGCCCAACGAGATCCGAGCCGCGGGCTTCACCGCCTGCTACACCCTGGCCGACCTGGAGCCGGACCCCGCCCGTTCCATCGCCGATGCGGCACAGCTGCTCGCTCGCGTCGGCGAACAAATAGGTGTCGACAACCTGTGAAATGCGCCTAGCCTGCGGCGGCGAGCAGATTGCCGAGCAGTTCGTCGCGGTGCTTATCGCCCCAGGCTTCGAGCGGGCGTAGGGCAACTTCGAGCTCTTCGCCGAGTGGGGTGAGGGAGTATTCGACGCGCGGCGGAACCTCGGGGAAGACCTCGCGGTGCACAACACCGCCGGCCTCCAGGTGGCGCAGATTCTCCGCGAGCACCTTTTCGCTGACGCCGGTGAGCAGCTTGCGGATCTGACCGAAACGCTGCGGGCCGGCGGCGAGCACCCACATCAGGTGCAGCTTCCATTTGCCACCGACGACGTCGATTGCCACCGACATTCCGCACGCATTGTGATCCGCGTCACTTGCCATGTCCACCGCACTCCTTCTGACCTGAATTCGAACCTCGAGGTAAGCAACCACACCTCAACGTTCGGTCTTCCCGACCCTACCTGCGACAACGACCATGGGTTCCTGGCCGTAGCGACTGCTTGCAGGTCGCTCGAAAGGGTCAGCCGACAACCAATCGAACGAGAACCGAAGGGGCACAAAATGTCCGAGCACACCACCGCTGGCTCCGTCTCCGTCGTCGGCCTTGGGCCGATGGGCCAGGCCATGGTCCGGGCCTTCCTGGACGCCGGTATCGAGGTGACGGTCTGGAATCGCAGCACCGAGAAGGTCGACGCCATGGTCGAACTCGGCGCGAAGCGGGCCGCGACGGTCGCCGAGGCGCTGGACGCCAATGCGGTGACCGTGCTGAGCCTCACCCACTACGCCGCCATGTACGACGTACTCGGTCCGGCGACCGAGCACTTGAAGGGCAAGGTGATCGCGAATCTGTCCTCGGATTCGCCGGAAAAGGCGCGCAAAGGTGCGGCCTGGGTCCGCGATCACGGTGCGGAGTTCATCTCCGGCGGCGTCATGTCGGCGGGCGACAATATCGTCCATCCGGCGTCGTACATCTTCTACAGCGGCCCGAAACAGGTCTTCGATGCGCACGCCGAACTGCTGCGTCCGCTGAGCCCGCAGGAATATCTCGGTGCGGATGACGGTCTCGCGCAGGTCTTCTACCAGGCGCTTCTAACCATCTTCCATCCTTGGCTGCTAGCTTTCGATCAGGCGACCGCGGTCATCGAGCGTTCCGGCCTCAGCGTCGCCCAGTTCATCCCGTTCGCCATCCGCTCGAACGCCGCATTCCCCTACTTCATGGAGCAGCATTCGGTCGCCAATCAGAACGGCGGCTGGGCGACCCTGGCCAGTCTCAAAATGATGGACGCGGGTGCACAGCACATCATCGACGCCAGCGAGGAAGTCGGCGTCGACGCGACGTTCTCGCACACCGCACAGGCCTTCTGGCGCAGGGCCGTTGCGGCCAGCGAGCAGAAGGGCGAGGCCGTGTCCACGTACGCGTTGCTGCTCGGCGACCGTTCGTGACACGGTGCGCGCCCGGCGTCCGTCGAACCTGAGCATTCGCGCGACGGGTGGCGGCGCGGTGGCCGCCGTCGACGATCGTGTGCTCGATGGCGCCGCCGTGCTCGAAATCGGCGCCGGATCCCGCTACATATCTGGCCGCCGTGCTCGATGCCGTCCCGGCCATTGGGGTCGCGACCGTCGAATCGACTGTGGCGCCGTATGTGTCGAATCGCGGTGGTTCTAATCCCCGGTGGCCCTGGCCGATTCGTCCGAGCCGAGGCGCGGGAACGGGTTGACGGCGAATACGACCTCCACCGCCACTTCGAAATACGCCGCGATCCGCAATGCCAGGTGCAGGCTCGGGCTGTATTCGCCGCGCTCGAGGTAGCCGATCGTCTGATAGTGCACGCCGAGCGCCTCGGCAAGCTCCCGCCGGGAGATGCCGCGCTCGGCCCGCAACATGGCGATGCGGTTGTAGATGACCTCAGTAGGCACGCTGAATCGCCTTCTCGCGGCGCGCGGCCACGTTCGACCCGGACTCGCGACGTGCCATCCTACGCAGCACGATCGGCGCGAGCAGCAGCCCGGCGACCGCCCAGACACCCAGCACGGCAATGGTTTCCAGATGTCGCCAGGAATGGCCGAGTTCGATGGCGACCGCATCGCCCGGCAACATCGCCGAACGCATGCCGAGCCCGACCCAGTAGACAGGGAACACCTGCGCAACGCCCTGCAACCAGCCCGGCATCGAGGTGATCGGGTAGAAGACGCCGGAGATCGCGACGATGCCCATGATCGGCAGCGAGACGAACCCGCGTCGCGGTTGACATGCAGCTAATTAGCTGCCTATTTTGAGATGTGCAGCCAAATGGCTGCTTATCCGGAAGAAGGTGGCATGGACGAGGTATTCCGAGCGCTCGCCGATCCGAGCCGCCGAAGGCTGCTCGACAGCCTCAACGCGCGCAACGGCCAGACTCTGCGCGAACTGTGCGCCGAACTGGATATGGCCCGCCAATCGGTGAGCAAGCACCTCGCGGTCCTGGAGTCCGCCAACTTGATCACCACCCGCCGCAGCGGTCGCGAAAAACTGCACTACCTCAACGCCGAACCCATCAACGCCATCGCCGACCGCTGGATAACCCGCTACGACCGCGCCCGCGTCCACGCGCTGGCCGACCTGAAACAAGCTTTGGAGGCAAATCCCGTGAGTGACAACGCATTCGTCTACACCACCTACATCAAGACGACGCCGGAGCGACTCTGGCAAGCCCTTACCGATCCGGCCTTCACCAACCGCTACTGGGGCGCCAGCTTCGACACCGATTGGCAGCCCGGCTCGGAAATGGTTTGGCACCAACGGGATTGGGTCAGCAAAGATTCGGAACAGGTTGTCCTGGAGTCGGATCCGTACACCCGGCTCTCCTACACCTGGCACACCTTCGATCCCGCCTTCGCCACCACCTTCGAAATGAATCCGGAAGACGTGGCGGCCTGGGCGCGCGAGCCCCGCTCGAAGGTGACCTTCGAAATCGAACCCCAGGGCGAAACCGTGAAACTGATTGTCATCCACGACGGTTTCGAGCCGGGGAGCGCTGTCCTGGCCGGAATCAGCGGTGGTTGGCCGAGTATTTTGTCGAGCCTCAAGACCCTGCTGGAGACGGGCGAGTCCCTGCCGGAACCGGTGGCGTAGCTGTAACCAGATGCCTCTGGCGCAAAGGGAACTCGGCTGGACCTAGCGGTGCCCGGGCCATCCGGAGAACGAAAGTCGTTCTCGCCCAAGGCAAGATGGTTCGACTTCACCGGTGTGGACATGTACACGCTGCGTGGAGACCTACTGGTGGCGCAGTCCTGCGATGAGGAGTTCGACCATGCGGCGAGCGTCGTAGCGGGGTGTGTTGCCTGCGCCGATGCAGAGGTTGCCGACGCCGCGTAGGAGTTCGTAGGGATCCATGTCGGGGCGAATCTCGCCCGCTGCGGCAGCGGCGGCGAGCAGCTGGGCGCATACCGGGACGAGGCGGTCGAGGAAGTAGGCGTGCAGGGTCTGGAAGGTGGGATCGTCGGACTGAAGTGCCTCGGCGAGGCCGTGTTTGGTGATCAGGAAGTCGACGAAGAGGTTGATCCACTGCCCCAGGGCGGCATGCGGTGTGCGGCTGTCCGCCAGCAGTGTCGGACCGGCCTCGGCGCATGCCTCGACCTGGTGCCGGTAGACGGCGACGATGAGATCGGCCCGGGTCGGGAAGTGGCGGTAGATCGTGCCGATGCCGACGCCCGCCTTGGCGGCGATATCGCGCACGGGCACATCGACGCCGGACTCGACGAAAGCCGTAGCGGCCGCGTCGAGCAGTGTCTTCTGGTTGCGCCGGGCGTCGGCCCGTTTTCGTGGGGCCGACGACCCCGATCCGCTGTCGATGTCAACCACCTCCGGCACTCCGCTTGTCAAACGGAACAATGTTCCGTATGTTGGTTATCGGAACAACGTTCCGTTTGTTCAGGATGCCAGAGCACCCGAGCCGGAACCAATTCACGCATCGCGAACTCGCCTCTCATGGAGGAACACCTCATGCAGTACCGCACTTTGGGCCGCACCGGTGTGCAGGTCAGCACCCTCGCGCTCGGCGCGATGAACTTCGGCCGGATCGGGCGCACCACCCAGGACGAGGCCACGGCTATGGTCGACGCCGCCCTGGAGGCCGGGATCAACCTCATCGACACCGCCGATATGTACAGCGACGGCGAGTCGGAGGAGATGGTCGGCAAGGCCATCGCGGACCGCCGCGAAGACATTGTGCTGGCCACGAAGGCGAGCATGCCGATGGGTGCGGAGCGCAACCATCAGGGTGGTTCGCGCCGCTGGTTGGTCACCGAGCTGGACAACAGCCTGCGTCGGCTGGGCGTCGACCACGTCGATCTGTATCAGATCCACCGGTGGGACCCGAATACCAGCGACGAGGAGACACTGTCGGCCCTGACCGACCTGCAGCGGGCCGGAAAGATTCGCTACTTCGGTTCGTCGACATTTCCCGCATACCGCATCGTGCAGGCCCAGTGGGCCGCTCGCGAAAACCACCTGCGCCCGTACGTCACCGAACAGCCCGGCTACTCGATCCTGCAGCGCGGCATCGAATCCCACGTGCTGCCCGTGACCGAGCAGTACGGACTCGGCGTGCTGGTCTGGAGCCCGTTGGCCTCGGGGTGGCTGTCGGGTGCGGTCCGCGCGGGTCGGGAGATCAGCACCAGCCGCTCGAAGTTCATGCCGCAACGCTTCGACATCACTGTCCCGGCCAACCAGGCGAAAATGGATGCTGTCGAGCAGTTGGCCAAGGTCGCGGAGCAGGCCGGTTTGACGATGATCCAGCTGGCGCTCGGTTTCGTGACCGCACACCCCGGCGTGACCAGCGCCATCATCGGCCCCCGCACGATGGACCACTTGCACTCGCAGCTCGCCGCCGCAGACACCGTGCTCTCCGCCGACATACTCGATGCGATCGACGCGGTCGTCGCGCCCGGCGTCGACCTCGCCCCGGATGAGAAGTACGACACGCCACCCGCCCTGCTCGACGCGACTCTGCGACGTCGCTCGTCTCCGGTCACGTCGGTAGGTGGCCGGTAGCCATGCCCAGTTTCGGAATCATGACCGCCCCGATGTAGGTCGACTACCACGACATCCTGCGCGTCTGGCGCGAAGCGGACACGATCCCGCAGATCGAACACGCGTGGCTGTTCGACCTAGTCGGACACGGATGGCCGGTGCGGTGGTCATGGTCGTGCGGGGATGCCTAGTTCGTCGAGCAGGCCACGGACGCGCTTTTCGATGCCGTCGCGGATAGGGCGGACGGCGTCGATGCCTTGGCCTGCGGGGTCGTCGAGCTTCCAGTCCAGGTACTGCTTGCCGGGGAAGTATGGGCAGGCGTCGCCGCAGCCCATAGTGATGACCACATCGGATCCCCGCACGGCGTCGACGGTGAGGATTTTGGGGATCTCGGCGGATATGTCGATCCCGATCTCGCGCATGGCGGCGATGGCGGCAGGGTTGACCTGGTCGGCGGGCGCGGATCCGGCGGAGCGGACTTCGACCCGGTCACCGGCGAGGTGGGTGAGGAATGCTGCGGCCATCTGGGAGCGTCCGGCATTGTGGACGCAGACGAACAGCACGCTGGGTTTGGATGTCATTGGCGGAGTGCGTCTTTCAGGCGGGACCGGTGACGGGGTGCGGTGTGACGATGTTTTCGGCGGGTACCGGGTCGGGGTAGAGCAGCCCGATCAGGGCGAATCCGATACCGGCGCCGAGGATTTGGGCAACGATGAACGCGGGCACCGAGGCAGGGGCGATACCGGCAAAGGTGTCGGAGAAGATTCGGCCGATCGTGACCGCAGGGTTGGCGAAGGACGTGGAACTGGTGAACCAGTAGGCCGCACCGATGTAGGCGGCCACCGCCGCAGCCGACATCGCGGCGCGGCCGGTGCGGGCGAGGGCGAAGATGACCGCGATCAGCCCGGCCGTGGCCACCACCTCCCCGACCAGGTGCCCGGTGGTAACGCGGTGGTGGTTGGAGATCTGG
Protein-coding sequences here:
- a CDS encoding GNAT family N-acetyltransferase — protein: MSTEVRNNFALERFEIYVDGAIAGYAEYQDTAAERAFIHTEIDSEYEGRGCGRVLVQAALNASRQEGFGILPMCPMVRHVVESRPEYIAMVPQWAREKLGLPL
- a CDS encoding alpha/beta hydrolase, encoding MMRTPGFPRALVAVAAASLISGSIVTGQAEAAPAASFGACPDSSVTEGRGVQCAVISVPMNYADPGGARIELTVSRIAATGERRGVIAANPGGPGADALDYWARRIDSMPAELNEHYDRIAVQPRGLRWATPLRCDSQTISASSKSAEGEQVSLGGGNRDDIKKACDAALPGYLDSITTESTARDLDEVRAALGVDRISYLGTSYGTYLGAVYASLFPSRVDRMVLDSNVNPDWVWTEEFAQQQVAGKQRLDDLFAWIAEHSGDYGLGDTALQVYQNWVRLVADQGGGWYANLTPPPASVADLPGALPEPLGEIARDGFNDSVEQAGKVQNLVRLLVTGGASAQVPLVGATAVATYTRTFWPTFARAMADANIDPKNVRQLLAIEGATSTDPTGRFVFSAITCNENNVSGRSELIGSAIATIATGGNAMDARADLVRSGTACGSWKPVTKPVPITGKDLHTRPLLLQSRWDALTAYAGGPAMAQALGGSLITVEGGDHGAFGRGNTVVDDAVMTYLRTGQVTIDHADQAPLQ
- a CDS encoding glycerate kinase → MTSAPRVVIAPDKYKGSLTAPEVAGALAAGITRARPDAEICQVPVADGGDGTVDAFVAAGWERIEVDAPGPTGAPDTAAYAVHGTTAVIELAAAVGLTKLPGGQSDPLGAHTYGLGVVIAHALDRGATDIVLGLGGSASTDGGAGMLQALGARILDADGAELSTGGATLARATQLDRTGLHPRIATVSFTLACDVDNPLLGPTGAVAVYAPQKGATPSDLPILEAALTNWAVVVAPEFAEVSGAGAAGGTGFGALAVLGAQVRSGIEVVLELLDFPTLLDGATLVVTGEGALDSQSLHGKAPIGVCEAARKAAVPVVAAVGRTQLTPNEIRAAGFTACYTLADLEPDPARSIADAAQLLARVGEQIGVDNL
- a CDS encoding winged helix-turn-helix transcriptional regulator, with amino-acid sequence MASDADHNACGMSVAIDVVGGKWKLHLMWVLAAGPQRFGQIRKLLTGVSEKVLAENLRHLEAGGVVHREVFPEVPPRVEYSLTPLGEELEVALRPLEAWGDKHRDELLGNLLAAAG
- a CDS encoding NAD(P)-dependent oxidoreductase: MSEHTTAGSVSVVGLGPMGQAMVRAFLDAGIEVTVWNRSTEKVDAMVELGAKRAATVAEALDANAVTVLSLTHYAAMYDVLGPATEHLKGKVIANLSSDSPEKARKGAAWVRDHGAEFISGGVMSAGDNIVHPASYIFYSGPKQVFDAHAELLRPLSPQEYLGADDGLAQVFYQALLTIFHPWLLAFDQATAVIERSGLSVAQFIPFAIRSNAAFPYFMEQHSVANQNGGWATLASLKMMDAGAQHIIDASEEVGVDATFSHTAQAFWRRAVAASEQKGEAVSTYALLLGDRS
- a CDS encoding helix-turn-helix transcriptional regulator, with the translated sequence MPTEVIYNRIAMLRAERGISRRELAEALGVHYQTIGYLERGEYSPSLHLALRIAAYFEVAVEVVFAVNPFPRLGSDESARATGD
- a CDS encoding ABC transporter permease, producing MGIVAISGVFYPITSMPGWLQGVAQVFPVYWVGLGMRSAMLPGDAVAIELGHSWRHLETIAVLGVWAVAGLLLAPIVLRRMARRESGSNVAARREKAIQRAY
- a CDS encoding metalloregulator ArsR/SmtB family transcription factor, which gives rise to MDEVFRALADPSRRRLLDSLNARNGQTLRELCAELDMARQSVSKHLAVLESANLITTRRSGREKLHYLNAEPINAIADRWITRYDRARVHALADLKQALEANPVSDNAFVYTTYIKTTPERLWQALTDPAFTNRYWGASFDTDWQPGSEMVWHQRDWVSKDSEQVVLESDPYTRLSYTWHTFDPAFATTFEMNPEDVAAWAREPRSKVTFEIEPQGETVKLIVIHDGFEPGSAVLAGISGGWPSILSSLKTLLETGESLPEPVA
- a CDS encoding TetR/AcrR family transcriptional regulator, with translation MVDIDSGSGSSAPRKRADARRNQKTLLDAAATAFVESGVDVPVRDIAAKAGVGIGTIYRHFPTRADLIVAVYRHQVEACAEAGPTLLADSRTPHAALGQWINLFVDFLITKHGLAEALQSDDPTFQTLHAYFLDRLVPVCAQLLAAAAAAGEIRPDMDPYELLRGVGNLCIGAGNTPRYDARRMVELLIAGLRHQ
- a CDS encoding aldo/keto reductase codes for the protein MQYRTLGRTGVQVSTLALGAMNFGRIGRTTQDEATAMVDAALEAGINLIDTADMYSDGESEEMVGKAIADRREDIVLATKASMPMGAERNHQGGSRRWLVTELDNSLRRLGVDHVDLYQIHRWDPNTSDEETLSALTDLQRAGKIRYFGSSTFPAYRIVQAQWAARENHLRPYVTEQPGYSILQRGIESHVLPVTEQYGLGVLVWSPLASGWLSGAVRAGREISTSRSKFMPQRFDITVPANQAKMDAVEQLAKVAEQAGLTMIQLALGFVTAHPGVTSAIIGPRTMDHLHSQLAAADTVLSADILDAIDAVVAPGVDLAPDEKYDTPPALLDATLRRRSSPVTSVGGR
- a CDS encoding arsenate reductase ArsC, with protein sequence MTSKPSVLFVCVHNAGRSQMAAAFLTHLAGDRVEVRSAGSAPADQVNPAAIAAMREIGIDISAEIPKILTVDAVRGSDVVITMGCGDACPYFPGKQYLDWKLDDPAGQGIDAVRPIRDGIEKRVRGLLDELGIPARP
- a CDS encoding MIP/aquaporin family protein; the protein is MSVLARRLLAEFMGTALLVCAVVGSGIAAQQLSPHDSGVQLLENSTATVFGLGVLILMLGPVSGAHFNPVVSIADWWAGRRRGTGLTATDLAAYVGAQVLGGMVGAVLANIMFDQRAVQISNHHRVTTGHLVGEVVATAGLIAVIFALARTGRAAMSAAAVAAYIGAAYWFTSSTSFANPAVTIGRIFSDTFAGIAPASVPAFIVAQILGAGIGFALIGLLYPDPVPAENIVTPHPVTGPA